In the Solibacillus sp. FSL K6-1523 genome, one interval contains:
- a CDS encoding pyridoxal phosphate-dependent aminotransferase: MQSVEQKFLKLGAEYAPGQEARQVTEELEVSSKVYSGIPVDFSHGDVDAFEPIPGSLEIFNEGVHVGGSQAYTEYRGSKEIREELATKLSNFTGAEINADNNLIITPGTQGALFLAMGSTVSKGDKVAIVEPDYFANRKLVEFFEGEIIPIQLEFFESDEKAGLNLFQLEEAFKAGVKLFLFSNPNNPTGVVYSEEEILRIANLAQEYDATLIVDELYSRQIFDNRTYTHLSAQKIVSPENVITVIGPSKTESLSGYRLGVAFGSAKIIDRMEKLQAIVSLRAGGYSQAVLKSWFSEPEGWMRDRISQHQLIRDDLIAKLQAADGFKVRATEAGSYLFPEIPELKISIQEFVKALRVQAGVTVTPGTEFGPQYVNNFRINFSQDHQAAVAAMDRIIQVVEEYRK, from the coding sequence ATGCAATCAGTTGAACAGAAGTTTTTAAAATTAGGAGCAGAATATGCACCAGGACAAGAGGCAAGACAAGTTACAGAAGAGCTTGAAGTAAGTTCTAAAGTGTATTCGGGAATTCCGGTTGATTTCTCACATGGTGATGTCGATGCATTTGAACCAATCCCAGGCTCATTAGAAATTTTTAATGAAGGCGTACACGTCGGCGGAAGCCAAGCATATACGGAATATCGGGGGAGCAAGGAAATTCGGGAGGAATTAGCAACAAAGCTGTCTAATTTTACAGGGGCTGAAATTAATGCAGATAACAATTTAATTATCACCCCTGGTACACAAGGTGCCTTATTTTTAGCGATGGGCTCTACTGTTTCTAAAGGAGATAAAGTAGCTATTGTTGAGCCGGATTATTTTGCTAATAGAAAATTAGTTGAATTTTTTGAAGGCGAGATCATTCCGATTCAATTAGAATTTTTTGAATCGGATGAAAAGGCGGGACTTAATTTATTTCAACTAGAAGAAGCATTTAAAGCGGGGGTTAAATTATTTTTATTCTCAAACCCTAATAATCCAACAGGGGTTGTTTATTCTGAAGAGGAAATTTTGAGAATTGCAAACTTAGCACAAGAATATGATGCAACACTAATTGTAGATGAATTATATTCACGACAAATTTTCGATAATCGAACTTATACACACTTAAGTGCACAAAAAATTGTATCACCAGAAAATGTGATTACAGTAATCGGTCCATCAAAAACAGAATCATTAAGTGGCTATCGTTTAGGTGTAGCTTTTGGATCAGCTAAAATAATCGATAGAATGGAAAAATTGCAAGCTATCGTTTCCCTTCGAGCGGGAGGGTATAGTCAAGCCGTTTTAAAATCATGGTTTTCAGAGCCAGAGGGATGGATGAGAGATCGAATTTCACAGCATCAACTAATTCGCGACGATTTAATTGCTAAGTTACAAGCAGCAGATGGTTTTAAAGTTAGAGCTACAGAAGCAGGTAGCTATTTGTTCCCGGAAATTCCAGAATTAAAAATTTCTATTCAAGAATTTGTCAAGGCATTAAGGGTACAAGCAGGCGTTACAGTAACACCAGGTACTGAATTTGGTCCACAATACGTAAACAACTTTAGAATTAATTTCTCACAAGATCATCAAGCAGCAGTAGCCGCGATGGATCGAATTATTCAAGTAGTAGAGGAATATCGCAAATGA
- a CDS encoding LysR family transcriptional regulator translates to MLKNMSYVYAVYTYKSFSKAAEALYISQPALSSTIKKVEETIGLPIFDRSNNPIKLTPAGQHYINTIENIMHLEKEMRSYFDQLKEQHQNTINIGGTSFFCTYVLPKLVQQFNMKYSNYTVNLTEGNTDLLIKYLREGDVDLIIDVENKSESKLFNSVVWSREDLLLAVPSHLKVNEELKESRLTFQDITDGTYKKKKHSTISMKFFENETFILLKKGHDLHQRSLKICNNAGFTPKVSMYLDQLLTSYEIANKGIGITFIRASITRYLSSTDKLYFYKIDDALAFQNIMLYYKKSNKPSTSQEQFISFIKNEINHY, encoded by the coding sequence ATGCTTAAAAACATGAGTTATGTATATGCAGTATATACGTATAAAAGCTTCTCTAAAGCGGCTGAGGCACTCTATATTTCCCAACCAGCCTTAAGTTCTACGATAAAAAAGGTAGAGGAAACAATTGGATTACCTATTTTTGATCGGAGCAATAATCCAATTAAATTAACTCCTGCTGGACAACATTATATAAACACAATTGAAAATATAATGCATTTAGAAAAAGAGATGCGTTCATATTTCGATCAGTTAAAAGAACAACATCAAAATACAATCAATATAGGTGGTACCTCATTCTTTTGTACATATGTACTTCCCAAATTAGTACAGCAGTTCAATATGAAATATTCGAATTACACGGTTAATTTAACTGAAGGGAATACAGATCTTCTAATAAAGTATTTACGTGAAGGGGATGTCGATTTAATTATTGACGTAGAAAACAAATCTGAATCGAAATTGTTTAATTCCGTTGTTTGGAGTAGAGAAGATTTATTATTAGCAGTTCCTTCCCACCTAAAAGTAAATGAAGAGCTAAAAGAAAGTCGGCTAACATTTCAAGACATTACAGACGGCACTTATAAAAAGAAAAAACATTCTACTATTTCTATGAAGTTTTTCGAAAATGAAACCTTCATCCTTTTAAAAAAGGGGCATGATTTGCATCAAAGAAGTTTAAAAATATGCAATAACGCTGGTTTTACTCCTAAAGTTTCTATGTATTTAGATCAATTATTAACTTCCTATGAAATTGCGAATAAAGGTATTGGAATAACTTTCATTCGAGCTAGTATCACTCGGTATTTGTCTTCAACGGACAAATTATATTTTTATAAAATCGATGATGCATTAGCTTTCCAAAATATAATGTTATATTATAAAAAGTCAAATAAACCTTCTACTTCACAAGAACAATTTATTTCATTTATTAAAAATGAGATTAATCATTACTAA
- a CDS encoding aminotransferase class V-fold PLP-dependent enzyme yields the protein MANIVGSMLFETEMLSDIRDKFAYIDYDPYLQKNRLFFDNAGGSLKLKRSIEAFREFDYFPDHAQRKHATAKYLADVEKKGLEDIRTLFNAKDGSISMYLTASQAIFDVTRVIVENIPGNNIVTTQLEHPSAYDSAKFYADSLGKELRVAKTNQTTGGVDVEEIISLIDENTCLLSVIYASNISGAILDIEKIVSEARKIKPDLYIVVDSVQHAPHGLIDLEKTPVDAMNFAPYKFFGVRGCGITYVSNRTAKLPLHRLLGKDDGDIQLGSPVPAHFAAISEIVNYVCWIGSKFSNDTDRRKLYEEGIERIAMHERALLEALLDGTSNVEGLRHIPRVTVHLDYEDLTKRDFIMAISIEGIDYNRAINLYEEKNVIVYERVATSIYSKRMLDSFGLEGAIRVSPLHCNSIEEIEAFLEVTKKIIEEN from the coding sequence ATGGCTAATATAGTAGGGAGTATGTTATTTGAAACAGAAATGTTATCGGACATTCGAGACAAATTTGCATATATTGACTATGATCCATATTTGCAAAAGAATAGATTGTTTTTTGATAATGCGGGTGGTTCTTTAAAGTTAAAGAGATCGATTGAAGCATTTAGAGAGTTTGATTACTTCCCAGATCATGCACAAAGAAAACATGCAACGGCAAAATATTTAGCAGATGTTGAGAAAAAAGGTTTGGAAGATATTCGAACACTTTTTAATGCTAAAGATGGCAGTATCTCAATGTATTTAACAGCTTCCCAAGCAATTTTTGATGTAACAAGAGTAATTGTAGAAAATATTCCTGGAAATAATATTGTGACTACTCAATTAGAACACCCATCTGCGTATGATTCAGCAAAATTTTATGCTGATAGTTTAGGAAAAGAGTTGCGCGTTGCAAAGACGAACCAAACTACTGGTGGCGTTGACGTAGAAGAAATCATTAGTTTAATAGACGAAAATACTTGTTTGTTGTCGGTAATTTATGCTTCTAACATTTCAGGTGCAATACTGGATATCGAAAAAATCGTATCGGAAGCAAGAAAGATCAAACCAGATTTATATATTGTTGTAGACTCTGTTCAGCACGCACCACATGGACTCATTGATTTAGAAAAAACGCCAGTCGATGCAATGAATTTTGCCCCCTATAAATTCTTTGGTGTGCGTGGCTGTGGCATAACATACGTATCTAATAGAACTGCTAAATTGCCTTTACACCGATTATTAGGGAAGGATGATGGTGACATTCAATTAGGCAGTCCTGTTCCTGCACATTTTGCTGCAATTAGTGAAATCGTAAATTATGTATGTTGGATTGGAAGTAAATTTTCAAATGATACAGACCGCCGAAAGTTGTATGAAGAAGGTATTGAAAGAATTGCTATGCATGAGCGTGCGTTACTAGAAGCATTATTGGATGGTACTTCGAATGTAGAGGGACTCAGACATATCCCAAGAGTTACTGTTCATTTAGATTATGAAGATTTAACTAAAAGGGACTTTATTATGGCCATTAGTATTGAAGGAATTGATTATAATAGGGCGATCAATTTATATGAAGAAAAAAATGTAATAGTATATGAACGTGTAGCTACAAGTATCTATTCTAAACGAATGTTAGATTCATTTGGATTGGAAGGTGCGATTCGAGTATCTCCACTGCATTGCAACTCGATAGAAGAAATCGAAGCATTTTTAGAAGTGACAAAGAAAATAATAGAAGAAAACTAA
- a CDS encoding nucleotide kinase, with protein MSSTITHFFGQAMTGQGMKNVYKEVMNEAKTVYLLKGTHGFKVSELLQKLGTYYHDKGAEIEYFHDPLFEQSIEATFVKAPYGILFLAASNPSIEPIIIGDRDVVISLYDCVDVQKFSSTIPITSITELKQTYFDKCFASLSKAIHIHDDWEVETRKSMDWNGLNEQYEDLINQLFGETQYERSAKLTHRLLGTLTPEGARDTLQSITHNIEKRLFIKGYPGTGKSSMMKKLAKEALQRGYDAQLVWCGLDANSIDMVIIPELKFCIFDSTEPHVYFPDENRSGDEIFDIAKHCHPTEIEENNINEITVKYKAAIAEARHYARLFAVEERKVREAIDDALNIEEFNKRTAKLFQY; from the coding sequence TTGAGTAGTACAATTACCCATTTCTTTGGGCAGGCAATGACGGGGCAGGGCATGAAAAATGTATATAAAGAAGTAATGAATGAAGCGAAAACAGTGTATCTTCTTAAAGGTACGCATGGGTTTAAAGTTTCTGAGCTACTCCAAAAACTGGGCACCTACTATCATGATAAAGGTGCTGAAATCGAATATTTTCATGACCCTTTATTTGAACAGTCCATTGAAGCGACTTTTGTAAAAGCTCCTTATGGCATTTTATTTCTTGCGGCATCAAATCCATCGATTGAACCAATAATTATTGGTGACCGGGATGTTGTCATTTCTTTATATGATTGTGTAGATGTACAAAAGTTTTCTTCGACTATACCGATTACTTCAATCACCGAATTAAAGCAAACATATTTTGATAAATGCTTTGCCTCACTTTCGAAAGCCATCCACATTCATGATGATTGGGAAGTAGAGACGAGGAAAAGTATGGATTGGAATGGATTAAATGAGCAGTATGAGGATTTAATAAATCAGCTTTTTGGGGAGACCCAATATGAGAGGTCTGCAAAGTTAACCCATCGCTTGCTTGGGACATTAACACCTGAAGGAGCGCGTGATACACTTCAAAGTATCACGCATAATATTGAAAAACGCCTGTTCATCAAGGGCTATCCAGGTACAGGAAAGTCTTCGATGATGAAAAAATTGGCGAAAGAAGCATTGCAGCGGGGGTATGACGCACAACTTGTATGGTGTGGTTTAGACGCCAATTCAATAGATATGGTGATTATACCTGAATTAAAGTTTTGCATATTTGATAGCACGGAGCCACATGTATATTTCCCAGACGAAAACCGTTCGGGCGATGAAATTTTTGATATCGCCAAGCATTGCCACCCAACAGAAATAGAAGAAAATAATATTAATGAAATTACAGTTAAATATAAAGCAGCAATCGCTGAGGCAAGACATTACGCAAGATTATTTGCTGTGGAAGAAAGAAAAGTTCGAGAAGCGATTGATGATGCGCTAAATATAGAAGAATTTAATAAGCGAACAGCTAAGTTATTTCAGTATTAA
- a CDS encoding M56 family metallopeptidase — MNIIQMSMSAGVLILITVTIRALGLNKLPKITFLALWGVVTFRLLIPFSIPSNLSIYNITDGVGTFINPKAQMPSGTNPFADGSISTVDTRILPIQEGIFLASSIQIIWMIGAVSLALFFLVTFHKNNKELKTALPIRGNTIIDDWSRKHKLHRSIQVLVSDKISTPIVVGILKPRILLPKTMDVHDKRLMRYVLAHEYQHIKHFDMLWKLVLLLTLCLHWFNPLVWIMYVLANRDLEIACDEKVLTIFGEGKRSEYALALIQMAEKKSKFTPLYNGFNKNSTEERIISIMKFKKSSVFTIALVVLVVVGITTVFITSSNGSNIDNVASFIDNDVKEEVTDSFKRSHEKKDFAEFLDYDDTRNIYLFEGKWIHVLYDENNWDGESYSTYSRSEIVSDPDFWGEPVDLKTVRNPKTNKVEKLVEMTEEEAKEIISLLDLEN, encoded by the coding sequence ATGAATATTATTCAAATGAGTATGTCGGCAGGTGTTCTCATACTCATTACCGTGACCATTAGGGCGCTGGGCTTAAACAAGCTACCTAAGATTACCTTTCTCGCACTTTGGGGCGTTGTAACTTTTCGTTTGTTGATTCCATTTTCGATTCCCTCCAACTTAAGCATTTACAACATAACGGATGGTGTTGGGACTTTCATAAACCCGAAAGCCCAAATGCCCAGTGGAACGAACCCTTTTGCAGATGGCAGTATTTCTACAGTAGATACCCGGATTTTACCGATACAAGAAGGGATATTCTTAGCATCCTCTATACAAATAATTTGGATGATTGGCGCGGTATCTTTAGCCTTATTCTTTTTGGTTACATTTCACAAAAATAATAAAGAGCTAAAAACAGCACTTCCGATTCGAGGAAATACGATTATCGACGATTGGAGCCGCAAACATAAATTGCATCGTTCCATACAAGTTCTTGTCTCAGATAAAATTTCAACGCCCATTGTGGTTGGGATACTGAAGCCACGCATCCTACTTCCAAAGACAATGGATGTTCATGATAAGCGACTTATGCGATATGTACTTGCGCATGAATATCAGCACATTAAACATTTCGACATGCTTTGGAAGCTCGTCTTACTACTTACGCTGTGTCTTCATTGGTTTAACCCGCTTGTATGGATCATGTATGTGCTGGCGAATCGTGATTTAGAAATTGCCTGTGACGAGAAAGTTCTTACGATATTTGGTGAGGGAAAGAGATCTGAATATGCCCTGGCTCTGATACAAATGGCGGAGAAGAAAAGTAAGTTTACCCCACTTTATAATGGGTTTAATAAAAATTCGACTGAAGAAAGGATTATATCCATTATGAAATTTAAAAAAAGTTCCGTTTTTACGATAGCATTAGTTGTTTTAGTGGTAGTAGGTATAACAACAGTATTCATCACGTCTTCAAATGGGTCGAACATTGATAATGTAGCATCATTTATAGATAATGATGTAAAAGAAGAAGTTACGGATTCTTTTAAGAGAAGTCATGAAAAAAAGGATTTTGCGGAGTTTTTGGATTACGATGATACTAGGAATATATACCTTTTTGAGGGCAAATGGATACATGTTTTGTACGATGAAAATAATTGGGACGGTGAGTCCTACAGTACCTATAGTAGAAGCGAGATTGTTAGTGATCCCGATTTTTGGGGTGAGCCAGTTGACCTTAAAACTGTAAGAAACCCTAAAACAAACAAAGTAGAAAAATTGGTTGAAATGACAGAAGAAGAGGCAAAAGAGATTATCAGTCTATTGGACTTAGAGAATTAA
- a CDS encoding BlaI/MecI/CopY family transcriptional regulator, giving the protein MSFIGIKLFDSELKVMEVLWEEGDVTAGQLAKILTEETGWNRNTTYTVIKKLIDKGAVERREPNFTCKALITKGQVQEQETTELINKIFDGSNELFFSAFINDKNLTKSEIEKLKKIVENLQ; this is encoded by the coding sequence GTGAGTTTTATCGGCATTAAATTATTTGATTCGGAACTGAAAGTCATGGAAGTCTTGTGGGAAGAAGGGGATGTAACAGCAGGGCAGTTGGCTAAAATTCTAACTGAAGAAACAGGTTGGAATCGCAACACGACGTACACGGTTATTAAGAAGTTGATTGACAAGGGCGCAGTAGAGCGTAGGGAACCAAACTTTACTTGTAAGGCTTTGATTACTAAAGGGCAGGTGCAGGAACAAGAAACTACGGAACTAATCAATAAAATTTTTGATGGGTCAAATGAATTGTTTTTTTCGGCATTTATCAATGACAAAAATCTTACCAAATCAGAGATTGAAAAGCTTAAAAAAATCGTAGAAAACCTACAGTGA
- a CDS encoding LysR family transcriptional regulator, whose protein sequence is MDFHLQVFVMVAEKKSFSRAAEELHLTQPAVSQYIRALEDSVGTRLLERTNKYVRLNQAGEIVFRHAKEILNLYTNMQCSVDDLTNKARGPISIGSSFTFGEYILPHIIARLQNHYPEITPSITIHNTKEIIDLVTNHQLDIGIIEGIFKQDKLLTEIVAEDHMVIVASPNHRLIQREGDVTISELEEETWIVREQGSGTREATENLFKTYGITPKKLMEFGSTQLIKESVQAGIGITLLSRWTIEKELHNHYAELINVSGLPFKRNFSIVTNTVYQTKALKTFIETLRQYLSQ, encoded by the coding sequence ATGGATTTTCATTTACAAGTGTTTGTCATGGTTGCTGAAAAGAAAAGTTTTTCAAGAGCTGCTGAGGAACTTCACCTAACACAACCAGCCGTCAGTCAGTATATTCGCGCATTGGAAGATTCAGTTGGTACGAGGTTATTGGAACGGACAAATAAATATGTTCGCTTAAATCAAGCAGGAGAAATTGTCTTTCGTCATGCAAAGGAAATTTTAAATCTTTATACAAACATGCAGTGTTCAGTGGATGATTTAACAAATAAAGCACGCGGTCCCATTTCGATTGGTTCTTCTTTTACATTTGGAGAATATATTTTACCTCATATTATTGCTCGATTACAAAATCATTATCCGGAAATTACCCCATCGATCACCATACATAATACAAAGGAAATTATCGATTTAGTTACGAACCATCAATTGGATATAGGGATTATTGAAGGGATTTTTAAGCAAGACAAATTGTTGACCGAGATTGTGGCAGAGGATCATATGGTCATCGTAGCTTCCCCTAATCATCGCTTAATCCAAAGGGAAGGGGACGTAACTATTTCTGAATTAGAAGAAGAAACGTGGATTGTAAGAGAACAAGGGTCAGGTACAAGAGAAGCAACAGAAAATCTTTTTAAAACCTATGGAATCACACCGAAAAAACTAATGGAGTTTGGTAGTACCCAACTGATCAAAGAATCCGTTCAAGCTGGAATTGGCATTACGTTATTATCACGCTGGACGATTGAGAAGGAACTACACAATCATTATGCTGAGTTAATTAATGTAAGTGGATTGCCTTTCAAACGTAATTTTTCGATTGTCACGAATACCGTGTATCAGACGAAAGCGTTAAAAACATTTATCGAAACACTACGGCAATATCTTTCCCAATAG
- a CDS encoding YeiH family protein, which translates to MGGQMAKSLSLNEEECLQQKKPSPKPSTKLWLAGIAFTIVIAALGYALSVVPGFDRVGPLACAIVIAVIYRQFFGYPEQIRQGIQFSAKRFLRFAIILYGLKLNIDVVLHQGMGLLIRDIGIIAFAIFMTVWLGKRLKADGTLSLLLGVGTGVCGAAAIAAVSPIIKAKDEDTAIGVGIIALVGTIFSITYTIIRPFLPLSDIQYGIWSGISLHEIAHVALAGAPAGQDALAIALLAKLGRVLLLIPLCFILMYWMQRKNAGKSGETKIEFPWFLIGFIFMSLFGSYVLGKSIPVSTGTLEGISIFTSFILTSAMVGLGLNVSLKDLRTKAARPLIAMLITSVLVSVVAYIII; encoded by the coding sequence ATGGGAGGGCAAATGGCAAAATCATTAAGTTTAAATGAAGAAGAATGCCTGCAGCAAAAAAAGCCGTCGCCAAAACCATCTACAAAGCTTTGGTTAGCAGGAATCGCCTTTACTATCGTCATTGCGGCACTTGGGTATGCATTATCGGTCGTTCCCGGCTTTGATCGTGTGGGACCGCTGGCATGTGCGATTGTTATCGCGGTCATTTATCGGCAATTTTTTGGATATCCAGAACAGATCCGTCAAGGTATTCAATTTTCAGCCAAGCGCTTTTTACGATTTGCGATTATTTTATACGGATTAAAATTAAACATCGATGTTGTTTTGCATCAAGGGATGGGCCTACTAATCCGTGATATTGGCATTATCGCCTTCGCTATATTCATGACAGTGTGGTTGGGAAAACGTTTGAAAGCCGATGGAACTTTATCCCTTCTACTTGGTGTCGGTACAGGAGTTTGCGGAGCCGCTGCGATTGCAGCCGTCTCGCCAATCATTAAGGCGAAAGATGAAGATACTGCAATAGGAGTAGGAATTATTGCTTTAGTCGGAACCATTTTTTCTATTACCTATACAATTATTCGACCGTTTCTCCCTTTGTCAGACATTCAATACGGAATATGGAGCGGTATTAGTCTTCACGAAATTGCCCATGTCGCCTTAGCGGGGGCACCAGCAGGCCAAGATGCTTTAGCCATTGCGCTTTTAGCAAAATTGGGGCGCGTTCTCCTACTTATCCCGTTATGTTTTATCCTTATGTATTGGATGCAACGAAAAAATGCCGGTAAATCGGGGGAAACAAAAATTGAATTTCCATGGTTCCTTATTGGTTTTATTTTTATGAGTCTGTTTGGAAGCTATGTTCTTGGAAAGTCCATTCCCGTATCAACAGGGACATTAGAAGGTATTTCGATTTTTACATCCTTTATTTTGACATCCGCTATGGTTGGTCTCGGCTTGAATGTCAGTTTAAAAGATCTCCGCACAAAAGCAGCTAGACCATTAATTGCCATGCTGATTACATCTGTTTTAGTTTCGGTTGTTGCTTATATTATTATTTAG
- a CDS encoding ABC transporter ATP-binding protein — protein sequence MTPLLKVQNVGKVYGNGANKFTALSNISFEVKKGEFVGVMGPSGAGKSTLLNVLATIDTPTTGNIVIGESNLSQMKDADLADFRRDHLGFIFQDYNLLDSLTVRENIVLPLAIAKVPAKEIHTRVAHIAERFGISNLLDKYPYQISGGQKQRTASSRALVTEPQLIFADEPTGALDSKSATDLLERLSDLNKTQASTIMMVTHDAFAASFCQRILFIQDGQLSKEIHRGTQTRKQFFQEILQVLASIGGEVNDII from the coding sequence ATGACTCCATTATTAAAAGTACAAAATGTAGGAAAAGTTTATGGAAACGGCGCAAACAAATTTACTGCGCTTTCGAATATATCATTTGAAGTGAAAAAAGGTGAATTTGTAGGTGTGATGGGTCCTTCAGGCGCTGGGAAATCAACACTACTAAATGTGCTCGCAACAATTGATACACCGACAACAGGTAATATCGTAATTGGCGAATCGAATTTATCACAAATGAAAGATGCGGACTTAGCGGATTTCCGTCGCGATCATTTAGGGTTTATTTTTCAAGATTATAACTTGCTCGATTCGTTAACAGTACGCGAAAACATCGTCTTGCCATTAGCAATCGCCAAGGTGCCGGCAAAAGAAATTCATACGCGTGTAGCGCATATTGCTGAACGATTCGGTATTAGTAATTTGCTCGATAAATACCCTTATCAAATATCAGGTGGACAAAAGCAGCGTACTGCATCATCTCGTGCACTTGTCACAGAACCACAGCTTATTTTCGCGGATGAGCCAACAGGTGCGCTCGATTCAAAATCAGCAACAGATTTACTGGAAAGACTAAGTGATTTAAATAAAACACAAGCTTCAACAATTATGATGGTGACGCACGATGCATTTGCTGCAAGTTTCTGTCAGCGTATTTTATTTATCCAAGATGGACAGTTATCAAAGGAAATTCACCGTGGTACACAAACACGCAAGCAATTTTTCCAAGAAATCTTGCAAGTGCTAGCAAGTATCGGAGGTGAGGTTAATGACATTATTTAG